CCTCCACAGCAAATAAAGAAGCCAAAATCCCTACCACGCAGCCCAACTAAAAGCAAATCCAAATAAGGATTGCTGCATGCTGCAGCTAAAAAGATAGGATCCCACTCCAGAGCTGCCACGACAGACACTTCAAGAAACCCAACCAACGGGCCAACCACACCGCAGCATCGAAAATCCAACGCTTGGCTTTTTGTCATTGGAGGGGTATTTTTCGATTGCCGCgattttcctctctttttctcctctgCCTTCCCCATCTGAATGGATCCTTTCTTCCATGTGGCTGTGGATTGGCTGGTGCTCCAGTAATTTCTCATTCGACTACCTCCCTTCGGTTTAGGTCTTTATTAGGTACCGAGGGAGAGTACTACCTGACTGACCTGTCCCTGTCCCTGGGAACAAAAGGTGTGAATGTGAGGTGGTAGTGATTGTTGTCGTGCATTTAGCTTAGGTGTTGTATGCATTCGTTGTTTGGAGCGAGGTAGGTGTCCCTGATTGGGATCCCGACGTGTAGATGTTGAGTTGTCGTCCTGTGTGTCTCGTTTTGACTTCCGTTTCCATGTATACCACGGTAGTTAAGAAGTAGGCTGGTTGTAGTGGGTACCGAGTGATGTATGCTATGTTGTTTGCAGGAGATGGGTAGCAAACTAATCAAGTTACGTTGCTGACCCTGCATTGCATTCGACCGGGTTGTGAGATCTATACTTGGGCATCCCGCATGTACCTCCCAACTCTTCATGAAAACACTTCTCTATACAAGTGTATACATAGATATATCACCATATCCCTAATAGAACACTAATCAAGTTACACCCCTCCCTACCATATCTACCTTCAACCCtcaaaaaaataaaaataaaaataaaaaaccTCCATATCCTAACCCTCACTTCCAAGTAAACCAAACTGTAGATCCCAAAATCGACATCGGGTACCAACACATCTCACGTGGCCACGTACATAAACGTAAGAGCAAGCACAGTACATTCCAAACTCTGTCCAGCATCAAGCCCTcatttctttatttccttCACCGTACCACCTCCTTATCCCTATCCCTacgcgaaagaaaaaagatgcGTTAGTGTTAGTGTTACCATCTCAGCCCGGTCAAACCCAACCAATGTCCCCTCATTGGACACAATGCCGCTATCTCATCACTCACCGAGCATATTCTAGAGTTTGGAATCGACTAGTATATGGATCTCATTGTAGATGTAGATCCCTGCGTTTATCTTATTGGGTATATTAGATCTCGAGATGTGTAACAAGGGTAGATGATGTATCTATGCGTGATCATGcatgtgtatatatttatatttatatatttatgttagtGCAGATCTGATTATctattactagtagtagattCGtagtctttgtctttgctttttctctggGTGTAATCAATATATCGAGCTTTCTCCTTCTACGTTGATGATATTATTGTATATTGTATTTAGATTAAACGATTACAAAGATTCAGGTAATCCCTTAAATAACCCTATAGATATCTCCCCAACATCAAACCATCGTCAAGCCTAACCGCCTACTACCATCCTCACACATACCAATCCCCCCTAGTAAATTAGTAATTACTACCACCGCGAACTATGTCAGCTGATACAATGAACAGGCGAAGCTGTACGTGTAATGCTCGTCTAGGTGGCTGTGTTCGCTTTCCCCTACAACTGTGGGTCAGTGGGATGCACCGTATGTACGATAGGCGATGGGATACCTAGATTAGGTTGCGCTGTATGTATAAATGCCTTGTTAGGTGGTTCGGCATGATGTGCATTCCTTGCTTGGGGGTCATGTACTAGGTATGTAGGTTTAGGTGTAGCGAATCGGGGTGGCTTGGATGGGTGgggtttgtatgtatatatgtgtatatgtatgtatggatgtatgtgtgtatgtggGTGTGTCTGTGTGTGATTGAAGTCGGAGTTTGTTTGTGATGTGCCTATTGTATGGTGGGTGAGATGAGAGTTTTGTTGGGTAggggtttggatttggatttgatgtaggtggttgtggtggagTCCAATGTGAGTATACCACGTTTGTTTCGATATACTTTGGGTTGGTTCCTTGGTTTGGACTATTACTAGTATGTGCAGGGTGTGTCGACTCTGCTCAATATTGTCTCTCGTTGGTGGATTATCTGCATGGTTGCTTGCTGGATAAACTTCTTCCTTATTTAGTAATTTTTGATCCAATTGGCATCTGACTATCCTATATACAAACATTACACATCATCAATGAGCTTGCCATGCATTACATTACAGCTTGGATCCGAGGTTGACGTGAATGGCCTTGACCTGCGAGTATGCTTCCAATCCGGCTTCGCCGAGCTCACGGCCGATACCGCTCTGCTTGATGCCACCGAAGGGAACGCGGAAGTCGCTGTCGTTGCTGCTGTTAATCCAGACCATGCCCGCTTCGATCTCAGAGGCCACGCGGTGCGCCCGCTCAATAtctttggtgaagatggctgCTCCCAGTCCGTAGGTCGTGTCGTTGGCGCGGGTCAcggcctcatcctcagcaGCAAAGCTGGAAATAACGACGAACGGGCCGAAGACCTCCTCGCGATAGATACGCATGTTGTCCTTGACGTTCGTGAAGATGGTTGGCgcgatgaagaagcccttGCCGTCGCCGACGTTCTTGTAAGGCTCGCCGCCAGCGACGAGAGTTGCTCCTTCGGATTTGCCAGCCTCGATGTACGAAAGGACTCGGTCGTACTGTGCCTTGGTGACCTGAGGGCCCTGGAAGGTGTCGTCGGCGAAGGGATCACCAACTTTGCTGACCGAGGCCACTTCTTGCTTGAAAAGCTCGATAAACTTGTCATAGATTGATTCGTGGACCAAGATACGAGAAGTTGCTGTGCAGACCTGTCCTTGATTGTACATGATGCCGATGTGCGCCCATTTAGCAGCCTGCTCAATATCTGCGTCGCCAAAGACGACCAAGGGAGATTTACCGCCGGTTTCAAGGGTGATGTTTTTCAAAGTACCGGCGGCCAACTTCATGACCTCTCGGCCAGTCAAGGTTGAGCCGGTAAAGGCAACCTTATCGACATCAGGGTGGGTCACCAGGGCGCTGCCGGCAACTCTTCCGAGGCCGTTGACGATATTGATAACACCCGGGGGGAATCCGGCTTCCTTGATGAGCGTGGCGAGGTAGAGAATGCTGAGGGGTGTCTGCTCAGCTGGCTTCATGACAATGGTATTACCGCAAGCCAGCGCAGGGCCAAGTTTCCATGCAGCCATGGCAAGGGGAAAGTTCCATGGGATGATCTGGCCCACTACACCAATTGGCTGACGAAGGGTGTAGGCAAGCTTGTCCGGCGTGGTGCTAATGGTTTGGCCATGAACCTTGTCGGCCCAGCCAGCATAATACCGAAGAGTGTTGATGACCTCACCCAGGTCCGAGCTCAAGGAGACAGAGTAAGGCTTGCCTAGCCAGGGTCAGTCAAGGGACAAACGCAACTATTCAGCTGTAGAATGAAGACACAGACCATTATCCCACGTTTCAATGGTAGCCAGAATCTCCCTGTGCTGTTCAATGAGATCTGCCAGCTTCAGCATCAAAGCGCCCCGGTCCGTTGGTGGAAGTAGCTTCCATGATGGATCCTTGAATGCCTTGCGGGCAGCCTTGACGGCGAtgtcaatatcttcctcgCCCGCAGCATATACAGAGgcaatctctttctcatctctaTGAACTTGTCAGTTTCAGTTGCTTCGGATCACGGGACATGGCGTCCGGTTCGACTGAACTAAGTCACTTACGCAGGGTTGATCGTGGCAAACTTCTCGCCCGATTTGGACGGAACAAACTCGTTGTTGATAAACAGACCAATGGGCTGAGCGTACTTACGCCCATTGGGGGCCGTCAATTGTACAGTGACGTCCGACATGATGGCTGGGGAGCTGTAAAAGAGTCGACGAGGAAGTGAGGAGGATAAAGGGAGCTTGAAGAGGGGAGGACCACGCAGGCACAGGCGGGTTAAGAGTGGAGAGGGACAGAGGGGCATTAAtacagagaaaaagaaagaagaagagaaaagaagagaaggacagCGAAGTGAGGAAGGCGACCTTATATAATAATACAGGATACTAACGAGCGTCAGGGATTCTCTTGCAGCATAGATGCAGGTAAAGTTGTTGTTCGAGCTCCCCCGCCAGAGATAACTGGAGATCCAATGAGATGGCAGGTGACTTGCCCACTACTCGGTGGATATCGGATacactttctcttcccaggaAAGCCTTACGTTCTAGAATAATTTGCTCTTTTCTGGATCCCCAATCAACATCCCGTCTTCCAACGTGGTTGCGATGCGATTCATAATCAGAAAAATGGATCTTCTCGTCATGGATGATGAACTGGAATGAGATCCAACAGCCACCCCactcttctcttcgtccgcCGTCCGCGGCCACCGACTCATGGATCCGCTCCTCACCACATCACCATGCATCTATATCCCTGATAGACTTCGAACTGACCAAGGCCTTCCCCgccttcccctcctcacGGTCCTTCGTTCCGGACTCGAGTGCTGACCCGCTCGGAACGCTCTCCAATCATCTGCAGCCTGCaggtcatcatccagcttcCCGCCGTCCGGCTGCCGATCCCCACCATTCATAAGACCCTGATCAGGTGTGGACCTTTTCCTACTATCTTCCTGCCAACGCGTAAAACGTCTTGGTCTATAAATCGTCTACGGTTAAGGTACCAGGGCACCGCTATGTCGAGTGCAAGTATGTACCAGGTAAAACCTGATAATAGCAGTCGATGCCGTCTCGTCCCGTGATCAGTAGGTGGTCATTCAAAATACCATTCACATTATTGGAACACCTCAAAACACACAAGAACCCGGTTCATTGTACacaaggaaacaaaaacgCCTGTGGCGAGCTTTAGGACTCAGCCCAGAGTCGCTTTGGAAatggggaaaaagaaatatgagaTGAcatgaaaatgaaaaaagaatttcGTATCTTCCTCTACTCGCTGGTTTCTTCTGCGCTCTCTCCctccgatgacgatgactcCTTTTCCTTGGCTAACCCTAGGATGAAGTcccattctttcttggtAACGCGGGAAACACTGAGCCGGGATTGTTTCAGAACCTGAAGGTTCTCGAGTGGATCTCCCGCCTTCGCGTGAGCTTTGAGGTCGTTTAGTGAGACGAAGTTCTGGAACTTGCGTCGGAACTCGACATGGACCACGTCCCATTTGGGGTCCTCTCGGGAAGATTTCTCGTCGTAGTATGGGTGTGCAGGGTCAAAGGCAGACTCTGGAGTGCTTTTGCGTTAGTCATCGCGCCGGGGATTGGGGAATTTGCAGAATTGAGACGGACCGTCTGGTGTATGTTCTTGTACAATCTCCATAAAGCCCGCAACTCCAGGCACTTTGCAGTTGGAGTGGTAAAAGAAAGCGTAGTcgcccttcttcatctctctgATGTGATTCCTTGCTAGTCATCGTAAGCTTGTGGTCTCGTATGTCGCTAGCTTACTGGTCGTCCTTACCAGCAGGGTTCCGCACACCTAGCACAAGGTTAGCATCAACTTGGCCGACAGATATAGATACATCACGCACCATCCCAGGGTTCTGGCTTGCTACGCGAGGCCAAGTCATCGATGGAGAACTTAACATCAACCCCTTTCTCTAAGCGCGACTCGGGCTCAGCTTTCATCAACCAATACGAGCGGCCggaatcatcttcatccgcctcatcctcagcctTGGCATCTGCTGACTCCGATTTCGGTTGCGTGGATCTGTCTGTCGGGGTGTCTGCTCCATTCTGAGCAGGATACTTCCTAGGCCTTCCGACTGGCCGCTTGCCCTCCTTAGGAGTACTCGGTTTCGAGGGAGTACCTTAAGGCACGTTAGCGGATTCTCTTCTCGAGGCACCTTAATTGCAGCTGAGATGagaggatgggaagaagGGATAGATGATAGGGGAACTACATACTGGCAGACGGATCCTTGCGGGGACGGCCCCGGCCCCTTTTAGGACCCGGCGAAGGCTTGGGGCCACTTCCTTCAGGGTACTTGCGAGGACGacctctcttccttttctctccagtAGCTGGATCAGGGACAGCAGCCTGCGGAGATGATGACATTAGTTCCCGTTATCTGAATATGGACGTAATGAATCGTGTCCTTGCTCGCgattttttattttatttttcttgtttcatcAAACGGAAAGTTGTCTTGTGTTacgaagagaaagggaaaatccAGCGCgggaaaaaggaatggaGCGTCAGTGAGCGGCGGTCGCGAATTGCCTTTTATGATGAACATTCGCTTGACGCGCCTCACGTCGGACCTGTCGATCTCCGGAAagacgaaggagaaaaagaaattccgCGATTCACGTCGGGCATACGCACTCTTTTAGGGGAATTGTTTTCTTCGGCCGCAGGCACGCTTTCAgacttgcgcttcttgacTGGCATTGTTGTCATAGGCAGAGAAGTCTGCGTGATGAAAGGGTGGGAGGTGAGGGGGTGAGGAGAAATCGGAAAtaagaaatcaaaacaaaaggcAGATTcgataagagaaagagagacaatgGAAGCCAACCAGTCAAAAGACAGGAGGCGGGGAGGAGGACACGGCGATCCAGACGCGCCGAAGGGAAAGAACTGTCAATCCTGTGTTAGTGTtagtgttggtgttggtgccaGTCCGCTGCCAGTCGCGGTCGAATAATTATCTCAGAGTGAATGTTCAACCCtggtgggaaggaaaattgggggggggggggggggggggaggggagggaatGAAGGGGACCTTCTCACCTAATGAGCAGGAGTAACCTGAAAAGCTAGGCAAGGACCGCTGGCACGCACTTGAACAAGATGAGTTGAAGCTTTGTTTTGCGCCCGGGGGAACGGGGGACAAGCTTGACTGGACTGGACGCGCGCCGGCGCCAGTGGACCCGAGCCGATCATAGTCACGTGGTGCCGCCTTGAAGGATAGGCTAGTTCTATAGTATGAGTTTCCTATCCAACCATGGACCTGTATACTACTAGGTAGTCCTCCACGTGATGTTCCCTTGGAGACCCGGGCGCATTGGAGCTTTCGTTCCAGTTCTATCTATCGATAGGGTCACTTAACTACTATTGAATAACATATTTGAAGCaagatatatgtatatgtatataaatattGCTGACAGATTATCTAAACCTAGGAATCGTGGATCAACCGCCATAACCTCGGATAGCCCGTcgaactactccgtactgaGTATGAAAGTTCCGGATGCAACCAtcggggaggaagagctcATCTCCGGTTGGCGGGATTTGAACATTTCTCGCATGCAGCTCTGAGCTGTTAGTTTCGGTTATTCTCTAGCAGTTATGCAGGTCACGGGAATCCCGCTGTATTCGGGAGTTTGATCGATCGTACTTGAACAGCTCATGAACCAGAATTGATTTCCATAGCATAAgaagcaaaacaaaaaaaggaaaaaatatattcaagGCTTACATCTACGATATAGACTCGGGATAAACTACCAACAAGCTAGAGAA
The sequence above is a segment of the Aspergillus oryzae RIB40 DNA, chromosome 3 genome. Coding sequences within it:
- a CDS encoding aldehyde dehydrogenase family protein (aldehyde dehydrogenase) gives rise to the protein MSDVTVQLTAPNGRKYAQPIGLFINNEFVPSKSGEKFATINPADEKEIASVYAAGEEDIDIAVKAARKAFKDPSWKLLPPTDRGALMLKLADLIEQHREILATIETWDNGKPYSVSLSSDLGEVINTLRYYAGWADKVHGQTISTTPDKLAYTLRQPIGVVGQIIPWNFPLAMAAWKLGPALACGNTIVMKPAEQTPLSILYLATLIKEAGFPPGVINIVNGLGRVAGSALVTHPDVDKVAFTGSTLTGREVMKLAAGTLKNITLETGGKSPLVVFGDADIEQAAKWAHIGIMYNQGQVCTATSRILVHESIYDKFIELFKQEVASVSKVGDPFADDTFQGPQVTKAQYDRVLSYIEAGKSEGATLVAGGEPYKNVGDGKGFFIAPTIFTNVKDNMRIYREEVFGPFVVISSFAAEDEAVTRANDTTYGLGAAIFTKDIERAHRVASEIEAGMVWINSSNDSDFRVPFGGIKQSGIGRELGEAGLEAYSQVKAIHVNLGSKL
- a CDS encoding uncharacterized protein (uncharacterized conserved protein), producing the protein MPVKKRKSESVPAAEENNSPKRAAVPDPATGEKRKRGRPRKYPEGSGPKPSPGPKRGRGRPRKDPSASTPSKPSTPKEGKRPVGRPRKYPAQNGADTPTDRSTQPKSESADAKAEDEADEDDSGRSYWLMKAEPESRLEKGVDVKFSIDDLASRSKPEPWDGVRNPAARNHIREMKKGDYAFFYHSNCKVPGVAGFMEIVQEHTPDESAFDPAHPYYDEKSSREDPKWDVVHVEFRRKFQNFVSLNDLKAHAKAGDPLENLQVLKQSRLSVSRVTKKEWDFILGLAKEKESSSSEGESAEETSE